CGATAAATCTGAGGTCAGACGTGGGTCatttgtctgtctttgtgtctgccCTGTTTATGTGCCAGtcagttttattgtatttttctggttTGCCCAGCAGCCTCTCACCCATATCTCTTAATACTTTAAGTGGctttgggactttttttttcacataaaatacacatttctgtctttttactACTTCTGCAAATAGTCCTCATTTATGTTCACTCAATCCATCTGCCAGAAAGGTTTTTATATGTATCCCTAATGCAACCTAatcttaaaatatttcaacagcATGTCTTATGAAATGCACAGAAAACGTATTCCATCTACTGTAACCCAGCTGTGAGTGTCTTTGATAAGCCTTTAAATATGTGTTCTTATTTGGTTGATGTGTCTTTTAATAATATTAAACCCCTCTTAATGTTACAAAATCTTACCAGTAATTTATTGGTATATATTTATAATCTATATCGGTTgaaattatcataattattttaGTGGGTAGATATGTTTAACTTTTACAAACcatcttttaatctttttatcTTCTATGTAAGAAAAAGTGTAAAATGTCGGTCACCGTTTCTCATCGTTCCAGTCAAAATCTAAAAAGATCCAATAAAAAGTCCAAAACCCAAAGAGGCTCattacaaaaagaaataaaacacagcagcataTTGTTGCCTTAAGAGAAATAGAGAAAGTTATGTGGCATAAACCAATAAAATGTGACTTCAACCCTTGAATTCTCTTGAATCAGAGTTGATTTTattaactattttatttttctaaaaagcACAAAACACCTTGACACCCTCTCTGTCACACCCCCTGTTCTCTTTTCTGGCAATAGAGAAGACAAACATATCTCAAAAGCCAATTTATTGAGTTAAGGAAAAGTTTGGAGTGGGATGTTATAGGTTTTTATAGCAGATGGGTTTGCTGGGGAATAGACACAGTGAGACCCCTGTCAGCTCCTTAGTCTCATCGCAGAAGAGAGAAGGTGAAAAAAGAAGGGTCAGTTTGGGCGTTGTGCCCAGTTTCCTGTTTCATCAACAGTAGGCTCATCTTTCATACCTGTGCAGTCCTGGGAGACATAAGCAGTTATACCCGCCAAGCCAGGGTCCATCGCTTCCTCAACTGCTTTCCTAAGAGGAGAGGAAccaaggagaggaagagggagaagaaaacaaGGCGTAGTATTTTTAGAAGTTTACATCCTTGACTGTATAAGAATGGATGACTTGACAGATACCCAAAAGTGTAGAGctaatacactaccagtcaaaagtttggacacaccttcgcATTTAATgggtttaatttattttaattatttttgacattgtagatttatactgaagacatcaaaactattaaaTGATATGGTTTTACCAtgatatggattacaacagtaatcAAACAGgatatccattgtgtactaaccctacctctgaacaacacaactgatggtctcaaacacattaagaaggcaagtcattctacagatgaactcttgacaaggctcatgttaattcaaccattccaggagaccacttcatgaagcagactgagagaataccaagagtgtgcaaagctgtcatgaaggaaaaagggggctactttacagaatctaaaatataaaacatattctgatttgtttaacaatttttttaaattaaataattccttaaatgttttttcatagttttgatgccttcagtgttaatctacagtatttaaaatcattaaatacataaaaataaataaaaaccgttgaatgagaaaatgagaaacttttgactggtagtgtatatagtACTTCTAtcagtgactggctgcagtatgggtCATATACTGTAGCTTACCTCCTCCTTTAAAACAGATATAGCATGGGTCAAACCAGAAAATTTAACTAAACGTCAAGTCAATCTTTcccaaacatgctttctgtcacaACAGTTAgtcatcatgctgatttatgtgcaagGGTCACTTTTTGGTGAAGTTTAATTTCAATTAGTCATTTAATCGTACAAAAGGGGATGTGGTGTCATGAATCGGCTGCTGCAGTGTTATATAAGCAGAGtagaagaggaacagaaagagaaaacaaaactaaCACAAGGGTCACTTCACTGTCATAGCTGTAAGTGTCCACTCTGTAAGCTAAATGTGTTCTTTGTTTAGCAGAAAGGGCGAGACCGCTCGACTAGCCATATCACTCCTGCACATGTTTTAGCTCCAAATAACATCACCAGCACAACATGGCAGTGCCCATCATGGacatattttggcttcattatttttacagtgggaggagatgaaggcaTGTTGTCCatattatatacagtcaatggtttacATGCAAAGCTAATTCTACATATACATTAGTACTAGGGCTATATTATGAAAATCACCATGAACTTAAAACCTGTGATGTAACATTGTTACCAATGGGTTCAATAATTAATAATTCAAAGACATTTCAAGTGCACGCTTAAATAAGTGGGATTACAAAGATTACTATCTATCCATCCAATATGCATGTTGTGCtgatatcacttttttttttctctttcccaGTATGGATACTTGATTAACAGCTAATACTAAGTACTTATGCTCCTATACCTGTATACTAGTCTGTCAGCTAAAGTAATCCATACCCCTGGAACATGCAGAGCTAACTTTAGAAGGAGCTCAGCTTGTAGCCTTGTTGAACATCATGTGTTTACCAAAGACTTTCAGGGAGAAGCAACATTTTTTGCGTGAAACTCCTTCTTTTGTTCTACTACGGATTTTACGGATTACAGACGTTACTTAAGGAAAGTTTATAAACTCAGCGGCGGATTGAATTTTACGATGCACTAAAAATACATATGTTGATTGTTCAATGACCAAAAATAATTGATAGGTAATATCTAAAATAAGAAGGTGTAGTTACTGTCAAACTTCACTTTAAACACTTACTTGACGATGTGTGCTACCACAGCAGGACCGTACCAGTCCCCTGCCTGTTTCCCCATGGTCAGACCCAAGCGCACCAGCCTGTGGATGCCTAACTGAGCTGAGGGGCTGTCCCCAAACCAGGATACCAGAGTGCTGTGGTACATGTCTTTCAAATGTGCATCTGCCTCCTCTGCAGATCCCGGAGCCTGGGCTTGGTTCACAGATTGTGATCTTTTGCTTGAAGATCTGTGGGGACCTTGCAGAGACGACTCCAAAGACGCCACCAAACGCTTGGCTGCAGTGGTAGTCCTGGTTTCTGTGTCTAAAGGCTGGAGGGCCAGTGCCTCAGACCAGGTCCAGTCTGTGCATGGAATAAATTACACATAACACAACAGATACAGTCAGCGTTAGAGAACAAAAGTACATTTTCAGATCAGGTTTTGTTGGAAAGTAACAGTTTTCACAGCTCCTAACTTATTTAAATTGGTGGCTGATAGCTATGGTCGCAGCAAACAtaaccccctccccctcctgcaCTCATAGAAAAAGTCGTCctcttatttattaatatttatacatttttaaccaGAGCCTCTGGGGCATCAAGTTCCTTTTAGAGGATCAGCAATGAGAACTGAAGTCTTTCAGAACTTGCAGAATTAAAGTTTTTTCCCTTAAACAGACTGAACCTTGTGCGATTCATTAACAGAATAGGTGTCTTTTCGTTCAATTATAGGTTTGAGTGTCCCAATATTTCACTTTAACTGGCCTTAACCTTACAAACAGGGGGGGAGCCGAAggcggagagagagggagttacCCCAGCTATAAAATGAGCCAGATTGGAGTGTAAGGTATTAACAAAATGACCTTGATCTAGAGTGAATCCGAATGAAATTGATCAATAAATATTCTTAAGTGGCCATTAGTCATTTTATCTAGAAATATTTCATCAGTGACATATTTTAGATTTGACAGAAGAACaagttttaaatattgttttctAAATGACTGCATTAAACCGGCAGTCTTCTTATTACATAGAGCCATAAAACCTGGGCACTTTACAGACAATAGATCCGAGCAATTAATGAGGAATTCACTCGTTTTATCAAATGGCTTTGATCAACTAAATTTAACTTTCCAAAGGTTGAGAAAGAGAGAACTCTCAATGCTGGCCATAAGTCTGCCTGCTAGCttagaaagagagacagaactgaAACTGAATACAGACTCAGGTGCTGTGGGTTTAAACTGTTCAACATTATATGACAtactaaaaatgtaaagttcaatgttttttttaaaactaggaCACATCACATTCAGAGCAACTTAGCTACCTTACTACACGTTTTGTTTCCCTTTAGTATTATTCAATATTAGCAGCCCCCTCTTCTAGACAAAGGCACTTAAACATGTGGCAGTTAAATAAGAACCCATTTATAGTGTTTCAGAAGCTTGGGAATCCGACAAATCTGCAAGAGAAGGCTCGGCTGTTGTTGGATTTCTACCAGAATACCTTTAAAGATACTAAAAAGCTTCCTCCAgttgttattgtttgtgttttcatctcaGTGTTAAGTACcatgcagaaaaaaacccaTGTCTGCTGATATATGAAAGAGCCATGACTCTTTTTCAGGTTTACAGAGGTTAAACCCATGCTtcttatcaataaaaaatgtagCAGCTGCATAGCTCTATTTTATTACATGCTCTTTTATCACACTGCTCTCCAAGCAAGCTAATTACTACGCTTAGTGTTGTTAATTAAGTCAATTACAGCAAATATAATACATATTTAGCAGTGAGCATGACTGGCCCCCTCGTCCTCTGAATGCAGCAAAAGTACAACCCCAAGTGAAATAAAGACCCCAGGCTTCAGACCTTTCAGACCTCAGTGCTCCTGAAGTCTCTCATCTTTGGTAACTCTACTGTAACTCAGGTGTAGTATGACACCATCATTTTGCTCACCTCTGCCCATGAAATGCAGcatcaaagcctgagccagcatCATCTGCCCGGCCCTCAGCATGCAGCCCCAGCCGCAGTCAGAGGTCAGGGTGGAGCCCGGCAGAGGAGGGAACTCCTCCCTGTAGGTGAGCCACAATCTGGAGGTAAAATCTTTGCGGAAATCCTCCACGTTCCCCAAGATAAAGTCCTCTTCGGAGGTTTCATAGCAGGGGTCTGTAAGACCATCTTCATCTGAAGAGAGCAAACGATCAAATCAGAGTTTGTTGTTACCTTTCAACCTTTCTCAGCCACAGTATGCCAAGTCTTTGGATACAACTTTTACTGCTAATCACCTGTAATGCTGccagtgtgtatttgtattgtcactgtttgtgttttatcaaCAAAGCCAttctgggaaaaaaaatcccatctACTTAGCCTCACTACGAATTCTGAAGGATTTAAATAACAACCCTTATTCTAGACACAAACAATTTGTTGATCCAAATAGATTTTGAAAAGAAGGCTTTGGTGTTTTCTGCACCTGCTGCATGGCACAAACTTCATATTGGTCTTTATCTTCCACTCATGCTTAAATCCTCATGACACTGCTGCATGCTTGGTTTTTATTGTTAAAACTATGTGTTGTTGCTATTTTTAGCTCTTTGTGAAAGAGATTTCTGGTCTAAATCAGACAAACCTGGATAGTTGtaggtaaaaaaagaaagaaagataaaccaTACCTTCCACCTTAAAGTGGTAACACTTCCCGAGGAGAAACACTGGAGAATTCCTACTGAATGAGGTCTTTGATTTAAGAGCCCAAcctaagacacacacaaaagacaGTATTTTATGTATGATGTAATTAGATAAACCTCCACATACTCTCTATCACATAATTTCAAACAGACTGGGTTAGTCTAGAGATCCAAATTTCCCAATATGTAGTTTTACTTTAGTCACTTTGACATATAGGGCAGACAACAACCATTGTTTTgttcataaataaacaaacattagcATGGGTGACCTAAAAGACAACAATGTCACATATATTAGTGTGGACAATATGACAAAGACCTATTTTAAAGGCTGACTCAACAGCAGACGGTTGATGTCTCATTGAATTAtgatccatgtttttatttatgcagcCTCTCGtcattgttgtttactttttacAATTTACAACGTAGGTAACAAATACACTTGAGTCAAGAGATGAGATAGCGGACGAACAACACAGCACTTAAAGCATCACACAAAGTGGACACAGAGgactgtgtgttagtgtgtattaGCCTGAAGCATGGGACTTACTGTACTTCATATTATGCCACGCTGAAAAGaactttgtcttcattttttccACCTCGTCGCTCCCTTTATTCTCCATTTCGACCGACAAGGGATGGAACCCATTCCCACAAAGCTGATAAATCCTGGAGCACATAGTAAACATAAGAGAAAATCACACGTATACAGTCTACCAGTGGtatttaaaatgcacatttacATGAAACACAGACGCGTTTTTACCTTTCAGCTTCTAAGACAAAGCTGTTAACCCAGTCGCTCCGTATAAAAGATAGTTGGTCACATTTTGTTACAGAGCTTTAAGTGTAACATGAGAACATAACACTGTCCTGCGACCACTAATGTTTACACTGAGGAAGTAGAAGTCGTGTCACGTGATCTCGCGGTGTTTCCGACGTGACCAAGCGGAGAGGGGCGGGTCTCCGGAGGCTTGATTAGTTACTCTGTCCAACCCGGGCGGGCGGCGTCTAAACAGTTGTTGCAGTATGTAAGAGCAGTGGTTCGAACACTCCACTCACTACGGTTATTCTACGCAACAAAACCAACACTCTGTGTTGTATCAAAGCAGGGCGACGATTAAAACACATACCTagctcagctgcagcagcttccACACATCACCTACAATAACATTTCGCTTTCTAACTTCTGTTCCCAGTAGTGATAATTTATAATACGTTTGCCAATATATATGTCATTTATCAAAAAGTGGGAAGGGAATtcaaccaaaaataaaaaacatttagctTTACTCATTGAATGCACTtattagtaattttaactgggttttttttcagtttttgctCACCCCTGGCACATAAGTAAGGACTAAATTACTGTACATTGTGGAACAACAGCCTATCCGTGTAAACTATGGGATGTTGtcaatgtctgtgtgtttctctaaGCATCTGTGAACATTCTCCATCACATCTCTGTTTCGAAAATGAGATGCATTATTAACTCTTCTTGAATTGGACCATTGCATAAAATAAACAATTCTTTGTGATTTTTCTGtcacaaagtaaataaatcaCTTTGGCCTTCTCTGATTTGCAATCTTTAGAAAATAATAGCACATTTTCATATGGTTGTGTGTAT
The genomic region above belongs to Notolabrus celidotus isolate fNotCel1 chromosome 2, fNotCel1.pri, whole genome shotgun sequence and contains:
- the atg4c gene encoding cysteine protease ATG4C, with the translated sequence MENKGSDEVEKMKTKFFSAWHNMKYSWALKSKTSFSRNSPVFLLGKCYHFKVEDEDGLTDPCYETSEEDFILGNVEDFRKDFTSRLWLTYREEFPPLPGSTLTSDCGWGCMLRAGQMMLAQALMLHFMGRDWTWSEALALQPLDTETRTTTAAKRLVASLESSLQGPHRSSSKRSQSVNQAQAPGSAEEADAHLKDMYHSTLVSWFGDSPSAQLGIHRLVRLGLTMGKQAGDWYGPAVVAHIVKKAVEEAMDPGLAGITAYVSQDCTVYSADVIDSHRAPRDGQASTSPQNNQPVPSSSRAVIILVPVRLGGEKTNPDYFNFTKSILSLEYCIGIIGGKPKQACYFVGFQDDSLIYMDPHYCQSFVDVSTSDFPLQSYHCPSPKKMPFSKMDPSCTIGFYSRSVQDFEKIKQELSKVLQPSAKEKYPAFTFVQGHGRDYDLSAGLTPEKREWPFIRDPRRTVTTAGDFVLL